Proteins encoded by one window of Pseudochaenichthys georgianus chromosome 9, fPseGeo1.2, whole genome shotgun sequence:
- the git2a gene encoding ARF GTPase-activating protein GIT2a isoform X1, with product MSKRIRNTELCADCSVPEPRWASVNRGVFICDECCSVHRSLGRHSSQVRHLIHTPWPSTQLQMVQTLYGNGANSIWEHSLLDPASVMSGKRKASPQDKLHPNKSEFIRAKYQMLAFVHRMPCREDDSSTAKDLSKQLHSSVRTGNLETCLRLLSLGAQANFFHPEKGNTPLHVAAKAGQVSQAELLTVYGADPGAPDSNGKTPIDYAREAGHHELADRLVEIQYELTDRLAFYLCGRKPDHKNSQHFIVPQMADSSLDLSELAKAAKKKLQSLSNHLFEELAMDVYDEVDRRETDAVWLATQNHSTLVTETTVVPFLPVNPEYSSTRNQGRQKLARFNAHEFATLVIDILSDAKRRQQGSSIASPKDNVEFILKNVAVRHCSDSQDNDQPDYDSVASDEDTDQDSPTNKGDRTKSLDSDLSDSPITVHEYMEVKHALSASEAKIQNLMKANNNLSDELRLMQKKLQSLQSENISLRRHGPANIYQTPSASPSPSSPSALKRRQSARASRPMSMYETGSGPKPYLPKGESHYPEECVPTLQPFPRHTERGAFVTTSSSLPSFPSTLSWSKDESAQKASHLEKQISMPESDYDNTFNDSEMDDSGYCRRGRLRSWLGEGSSIPELDDVMMEADPTLPSTEDVIRKTEQITKNIQELLRAAQENKHDRPSEREGVRRLRHSLGCFSTLVPWAEKAPPPLQPLSLRSPDPSSCFIPCSERIHVAVKEMAALFPKKPRSETVRGSLRLLTSSAFRLQGECRKALPSEGCAAPDMQLVTQQVIQCAYDIAKAAKQLVTITTKENTN from the exons ATGTCTAAACGCATACGAAACACTGAGCTCTGCGCTGATTGCAGTGTTCCAG AGCCTCGCTGGGCCTCGGTGAACAGAGGGGTGTTCATTTGTGACGAGTGCTGCAGCGTTCATCGGAGTCTCGGAAGACACAGCTCGCAAGTCCGCCACCTGATACACACACCATGGCCTTCTACACAGCTACAG ATGGTTCAGACATTATACGGCAATGGTGCCAATTCAATATGGGAGCACTCTCTTCTGGACCCGGCCTCTGTGATGAGTGGAAAACGCAAGGCCAGCCCTCAGGACAAACTGCA CCCAAACAAATCCGAGTTTATAAGAGCCAAATATCAAATGCTGGCATTTGTTCATCGCATGCCTTGCCGGGAGGACGACAGCTCCACAGCCAAGGATTTAAGCAAG caACTTCACTCAAGTGTACGCACCGGGAATCTGGAGACTTGTTTGCGGTTGCTATCCCTGGGAGCACAAGCTAACTTCTTTCACCCG gAGAAAGGGAACACTCCCTTGCATGTCGCTGCAAAAGCAGGACAAGTATCTCAGGCTGAACTGTTAACTGTTTACGGAGCAGACCCCGGAGCCCCCGACAGCAATGGCAAAACTCCCATTGACTATGCAAG GGAAGCTGGCCACCATGAGCTGGCAGACAGACTGGTGGAGATTCAGTATGAACTAACTGATCGGCTGGCCTTCTACCTGTGTGGGAGAAAGCCAG ATCATAAAAACAGCCAGCACTTCATTGTTCCACAAATGGCTGACAG CAGTTTAGATTTGTCAGAGCTGGCCAAGGCGGCAAAGAAGAAACTGCAGTCT CTGAGTAATCATTTATTTGAAGAGCTGGCCATGGATGTTTACGATGAGGTGGACAGACGAGAGACCGACGCAG TGTGGTTAGCAACACAGAACCACAGCACTCTGGTGACAGAGACGACTGTGGTGCCTTTTCTTCCTGTGAATCCAGAGTATTCATCAACACGAAATCAG GGACGACAAAAGCTTGCCAGATTCAATGCACATGAATTTGCAACTCTTGTCATTGACATATTAAGTGATGCCAAGCGCAGACAACAAGGGAGTTCGATAGCTAGCCCCAAAG ATAATGTTGAATTCATCCTGAAGAACGTGGCAGTCAGGCACTGCAGTGACAGCCAGGACAACGACCAGCCTGACTACGACAGCGTGGCGTCGGACGAGGACACAGACCAGGATTCCCCCACCAACAAAGGAGATAGGACCAAG AGCCTGGACTCTGACCTCTCCGACAGCCCCATCACTGTGCACGAGTACATGGAGGTGAAACACGCGCTCTCTGCCTCTGAGGCCAAGATCCAGAACCTCATGAAAGCCAACAACAACCTGAGCGATGAGCTGAGGCTGATGCAGAAAAAG CTGCAATCTCTGCAAAGCGAGAACATCTCTCTCAGGCGGCACGGCCCAGCCAATATCTATCAGACCCCCAGCGCCTCCCCCAGCCCCTCCAGCCCCTCGGCCCTGAAGCGCCGACAGTCTGCGCGGGCCAGCCGCCCCATGTCTATGTATGAGACCGGCTCAGGCCCGAAGCCCTATCTCCCTAAAGGAGAGAGCCACTACCCAGAGGAGTGTGTCCCCACCCTGCAACCCTTCCCACGTCAT ACGGAAAGGGGCGCTTTTGTGACCACCTCTTCATCCCTCCCCTCATTTCCATCCACCCTGTCTTGGTCGAAGGACGAGAGTGCTCAAAAG GCCTCGCATTTAGAGAAGCAAATCAGCATGCCGGAAAGTGACTATGACAACACATTCAATGACTCTGAGATGGATGATTCGGG GTACTGCAGGAGAGGCAGGCTGAGGAGCTGGCTGGGGGAGGGCAGCTCCATCCCTGAGCTGGACGATGTGATGATGGAGGCAGACCCCACGCTGCCCAGCACTGAGGACGTCATCCGCAAAACAGAGCAGATCACCAAGAACATCCAAGAGCTGCTGAGAGCTGCTCAGGAAAACAAACACGACAG ACCCTCTGAGCGGGAAGGTGTGCGTCGGCTCAGGCACAGCCTGGGATGTTTCAGCACTCTGGTGCCCTGGGCCGAGAAGGCCCCGCCCCCCCTTCAGCCGCTCAGCCTGCGGTCCCCTGACCCCTCATCCTG CTTCATACCCTGTTCAGAAAGAATACATGTGGCTGTGAAAGAAATGGCTGCCCTCTTCCCAAAG AAGCCGCGCTCGGAGACCGTGCGAGGCTCTCTGCGCTTGTTGACCTCCAGTGCGTTCCGGCTTCAGGGCGAGTGCAGGAAGGCGCTGCCGTCGGAGGGCTGCGCGGCGCCGGACATGCAGCTGGTCACCCAGCAGGTCATCCAATGTGCTTATGACATTGCCAAGGCCGCCAAGCAGCTTGTGACCATCACCACAAAGGAGAATACCAACTAG